A stretch of DNA from Acinetobacter sp. C26M:
CATCCAGATATGGTCACTGACCAAACCAGCGCACATGATCCATTGAATGGCTATTTGCCAATTGGCTGGACATGGGAAGAATACCGTCAGCGCGCTAAAACTGAGCCAGAAGTTGTGGTCAAAGCAGCTAAACAATCGATGGCACAACACGTTCAAGCGATGTTGGATTTCCAAAAAATGGGTGTTCCAACCTTTGACTATGGCAACAACATCCGTCAAATGGCACAAGATGAAGGCGTAGAGAATGCCTTTGATTTCCCTGGCTTCGTTCCTGCTTATATCCGTCCATTGTTCTGTCGTGGCGTTGGTCCATTCCGTTGGGCTGCACTTTCAGGTGATCCAGAAGATATCTATAAGACAGATGCCAAAGTAAAAGAACTCATTCCAGATGATGAACATTTACACCGTTGGTTAGATATGGCGCGTGAACGTATCAGCTTCCAAGGTTTACCAGCGCGTATTTGTTGGGTTGGTTTAGGTTTACGTGCAAAACTCGGTTTGGCATTTAATGAAATGGTTCGTAGTGGTGAACTTTCAGCACCAATCGTAATTGGTCGTGATCACCTAGATTCAGGTTCAGTGTCTAGTCCAAACCGTGAAACAGAATCAATGAAAGATGGTTCAGATGCCGTATCTGACTGGCCGTTATTAAATGCCTTGCTCAATACTGCAGGCGGTGCGACTTGGGTATCACTACATCATGGTGGTGGTGTAGGCATGGGCTTTTCACAACATTCGGGTGTGGTGATTGTATGTGATGGTACAGATGAAGCAGCAGCACGTATTGCACGTGTACTGACCAATGACCCTGCAACAGGGGTGATGCGCCATGCCGATGCGGGTTATGACATCGCGATTGATTGTGCTAAAGAGCAAGGCTTGAACTTGCCGATGATCACACAATAAACAGACATGGACATTACGATGCTTTTTGCAATTGTGCATTGAGCATCGTAAGCGAACAATAGAGTGCAAAACAGGACGCCAATAATGGAACTTCTAATTCAACCCGGCAAACTTAGCTTAGCAGATCTGCGCCACGCTTATTTAAATCCAATCAAAGTGAAACTCGATGACAGCGCTTCTGCTGGCATCAATGCGAGTGTTGCTTGTGTCGAACAAATCGTCAATGAAGGCCGTACTGCTTACGGTATCAATACGGGTTTTGGTTTACTTGCATCAACTAAAATTGCACCAGAAGACTTAGAGCAATTACAGCGTTCTTTGGTGCTGTCACACGCTGCTGGCGTGGGTGAGCCGCTTGATGATGCGATGGTGCGTCTGATTATGTTGCTTAAAGCAAATAGTTTGGCACGTGGCTTTTCAGGTATTCGTCGTAAAGTGATTGATGCCATTCTGGCGTTGATCAATGCAGAAGTTTATCCGCATATTCCATTAAAAGGTTCTGTTGGTGCTTCAGGTGACTTGGCACCACTGGCACATATGTCTTTGGTGTTATTGGGCGAAAGCAAAGCGCGTTATAAAGGTGAGTGGTTACCTGCGGTTGAAGCACTTAAAATCGCGGGTCTAGAGCCAATTTCTTTAGCTGCGAAAGAAGGTTTAGCACTTTTAAACGGGACACAAGTTTCTACAGCATACGCATTACGTGGTTTGTTTGAAGCAGAAGATTTATTTGCTGCTGCAACGGTGTGTGGTGGTTTAAGTGTTGAGGCAATGCTGGGTTCACGCGCACCATTCGATGCACGTATTCATGAAGTTCGCGGTCAACGTGGTCAAATTGATGTTGCTGCTGCATATCGTGATTTATTGACTGAATCGAGTGAAATTTCTCATTCACATGAGGACTGTAGCAAGGTTCAAGACCCATACTCACTTCGTTGCCAACCTCAGGTGATGGGTGCTTGCTTGACTCAAATTCGTCAAGCTGCAGAAGTTTTAGCAATTGAATCAAATGCGGTATCTGATAACCCATTGGTCTTTGCCGCAGAAGGTGATGTGATTTCAGGTGGTAACTTCCACGCTGAACCAGTGGCTATGGCTGCGGACAACATTGCATTGGCGATTGCTGAAATTGGTTCACTGTCAGAACGCCGTATTTCGATGATGATGGACCGTCATATGTCACAGTTGCCACCATTCTTGGTTGCCAATGGTGGAGTCAATTCAGGCTTTATGATTGCTCAAGTAACAGCCGCTGCGTTAGCAAGTGACAATAAAGCACTTGCACATCCTGCCAGTGTTGATAGTTTACCGACCTCTGCAAATCAGGAAGACCATGTTTCCATGGCGCCGAATGCGGGCAAACGTTTGTGGTATATGGCTGACAACGTTCGCGGCATTCTTGCAGTTGAGTGGTTAGGGGCATGTCAGGGTCTTGATTTCCGTGAAGGTTTGAAGAGTTCTCCAAAACTTGAGCGTGCGCGTAAAGTGCTGCGTGACCAAGTGCCTTATTACAGTGAAGATCGTTTCTTTGCGCCAGATATTGAGCAAGCGAGTGAATTGCTTGCAAGTGGCTGCTTGAACGAATTACTCATTCCACAGCTATTACCGAGTTTGTCTGAAGTGTGATCAATAAATCGGTCACATGGAGTGGCCGAATCTAACTAAATTTCCTCAAGGATTGGAGATTATAATGTCACAACACTCCACATTACAGCGGGGGTTAAACACCCGCCACATTCGTTTTTTGGCATTGGGTTCAGCCATTGGGACAGGACTCTTTTACGGTTCTGCAACAGCCATCAAAATGGCAGGTCCATCCGTTTTAATCGCATATATCGTTGCAGGGATTGCAATTTATATCGTGATGCGCGCATTGGGTGAGATGGCTGTACATAACCCAGTATCGGGTTCATTCAGTCACTATGCCTCACAGTATATTGGACCACTTGCAGGCTTTACCACAGGCTGGACCTACGTTTTTGAAATGATCATTGTTGCTTTGGCAGATGTTACCGCCTTCGGGATCTATATGGGCTTCTGGTACCCCGATGTGCCACGCTGGATCTGGATTCTGTCACTGATCATGTTCCTTGGGGCAATTAACCTGATTCATGTCAAAGTCTTTGGCGAACTTGAATTCTGGCTTTCAATTGTCAAAGTGACTGCGATCGTTGCGATGATTGTCGGTGGTTTAGGCCTAATGTTCTATGGTTTTCATGCGGATCATAGTGGTTTTACTACAGGCATTCAAAACTTATGGATTCACGATGGCTTTATGCCAAATGGTATTGCTGGTTTAGTTGCCTGTTTATCTGTAGTGGTATTTGCCTTTGGTGGAATTGAGATCATTGGGATCACTGCAGGTGAATCAAAAGACCCAAAAACCTCGATTCCTAAGGCGATTAATGCAGTACCAGTACGTATCCTGCTGTTCTATGTAATGACGATTTTTGTATTGATGTCGATTTTCCCATGGAATCAAATTGGTAGCCAAGGCAGCCCATTTGTACAGATCTTTGAAAATCTTGGGATTGGATCAGCGGCAACCGTTCTCAATATCGTGGTGATTACCGCGGCGATCTCTGCGATCAATAGTGATGTGTTTGGTGCAGGACGTATGTTGTATGGTATGTCGAGTCGTGGACAAGCACCGCAAGTGTTCCAAAAAATCTCCAAAAATGGTGTGCCTTGGATGACGGTTGTGGTAATGGCAGGGGTGTTATTGATTGGCGTATTGCTGAACTATCTGATTCCTGAAAATGTATTCATCATCATTGCTTCAATTGCGACCTTTGCCACAGTTTGGGTGTGGCTGATGATTTTACTGTCTCAAGTTGCGATGCGTCGTAAGTTATCTAAAGCAGAAATCAAAGCCTTGGATTTCCCAGTCATTGGCTGGCCATATGCACCTGCATTTGCAATTGCATTCATGCTGTTTATCTTGGCAATGATGGGGTATTTCCCAGACTCACGACCTGCGATTTATGTTGGTGCAACCTGGTTAGTTCTACTTTGGATTGCTTATACCATTTGGGTAAAACCTAAGCAAGACACGGTAAAAGAGAACTCAAGCTTGCAACAAAATATCGAAATGGAAAGCTAATGATCAAACTGCTCAGGTGTCATCCCACCTGAGCGGTGAGAGGAACTATGAATGAAAAAGCTCTGGAAAAACTGTCATATCGCCACCATGCAAAATGGGCAATATTCCAGTATTGAACATGCTGCAATGGTCACTGTAGGGCAGCATATCCACTGGATTGGGACATTTGAAGATCTTCCTGCCGATGCTTATTCGGAAACCATCGATTTGAATGGCGCATGGGTCACACCGGGTTTAATTGATTGTCATACCCATAGTGTGTTTGGTGGCAACCGTAGTGTTGAGTTTGAAAAGCGTTTACAAGGTGTCAGCTATGCTGAAATCGCAGCCAGTGGTGGCGGGATTGCCAGTACGGTTCGTGCCACGCGTGAAGCCAGTGAACAAGAGTTGCTCGCATCAGCATTGAAACGAGTTCGCTGCCTGCTTAAAGATGGTGTCACCACCATTGAGATTAAGTCAGGTTACGGTCTGGACTATGCCAATGAGCGGAAAATGCTGCGTGTGATTCGTCAGATTGCAGATACTTTGCCGATGACGGTTCGCAGTACCTGCTTAGCAGCACATGCTTTGCCTCCAGAATATCAAGATCAAAGTGATGCTTATATCGAGCATATCTGCAATGACATGCTGCCAAAACTGCACCAAGAAGGTTTGGTTGATGCAGTCGATGCCTTTTGTGAGTATTTGGCATTTTCGCCAGCTCAAGTCGAACGTCTATTTAAAACAGCACAGTCTTTAAATCTTCCGATCAAGTTACATGCTGAGCAGCTATCTGCATTGGGTGGGTCGAGTTTGGCGGCACGTTATCAGGCCTTATCGGCAGATCATTTGGAATTTATGACTGAGGATGATGTCAAGGCGATGGCAGCTGCTGGGACGGTGGCAGTGCTATTACCAGGTGCATTCTACTTTCTGAGAGAAACCAAATATCCGCCTTTAGACAGTTTGCACCAACATGGGGTACGCATTGCGCTATCCAGTGACTTAAATCCAGGCACATCACCAGCCTTATCTTTACGTTTAATGATGAATATGGGCAGTACCTTATTCCGTCTGACGCCTGAACAGACTTTGGCGGGTGTAACGACGCATGCGGCACATGCACTGGGTCTGCAAGAGACACATGGCACTTTAGAGACAGGTAAAGTTGCAGACTTTATTGCGTGGGATATTGAGCATCCATCCGAGATTGTTTACTGGTTGGGTGGTGATTTAGCAAAGCGGATTATTCAGCATGGCAATGAAATCTCAATCTAACAGCGAAGCTCATTTTTAAAGGACGCTAGACATAATGAATCATTCATTTACATGGCAAGGACGTAAAGATGGTGAGGGTGCTGAACACTTAAGGATTCACCAAGTCATTAATACCACGCCAAGAGCTGATTATGCCCTCATTGGTTTTAGCTCAGATGAGGGTGTTAAGCGCAATAAAGGGCGGTTGGGTGCAGCCGATGCACCTGACAGCATTCGTGCGCAATTGGCCAATTTACCTGTGCATCAACCAGTCACCATTGCAGATATTGGCACAGTGGTATGTGATGGCTCAAAACTGGAACAAGCACAGGCTGAATTGGCTGAACAGGTTGAAAGAAGCCTCAAACAGGGCATGAAGCCGATTGTGTTAGGCGGTGGCCATGAAGTGGCTTTTGGCAGCTTCTCAGGTCTGTTTCAATATCTGCAAAATCATGAGCCGAATAAAAAGATCGGCATTATCAATTTCGATGCACATTTCGACCTACGTGAAGCTGAACAGGTGACTTCTGGCACACCTTTTTTAAATGCAGCAAAACTGTCTGAACAGCATCAACAAGAGTTTCATTATTTGTGCATTGGCGTAGCGAAACATTCAAATACTAAGGTTTTATTTGAAACCGCAGATCGGCTGAATTGTACTTACATTTACGATTATGAGTTGCAGCAACAAAATGTTGAAACTTTAATCGAAAAACTGACAGCTTTTATCGGAAAAGTTGACTATTTGTATATTACAGTTGATCTTGATGTATTTAGTGCTAGCATTGCGCCAGGTGTAAGCGCACCTGCGGTTAAAGGGATTGATTTATCCGTCTTTGACCCATTACTAGAGGCCATTAAGGAAACCGGAAAGATTAAAGTTTTTGATGTGGCGGAATGTAATCCACGGTTTGATTTGGATAGTAGAACTGCCAAATTAGCCGCTTATATAATTTTTAACTACATATTTGATTGATGGATCATGTGAATTCATCAAAAGGTTAAAACATGTCTAATTTATCTTATGTCTCTCAAAATGACGGTCCATGGGCAACTTATCTTGAACAGATCGAGCGTGTTGCTCCATATCTAGATGGTTTAGAAGACTATGTGGACACATTGAAGCGCCCAAAACGTGCTTTGATTGTCGACGTGCCAATTGTTATGGACGATGGCACAATTCGTCATTTTGAAGGTTATCGTGTACAACACAACTTGTCACGTGGTCCGGGTAAAGGCGGTATTCGCTATCACCCAGATGTAGATTTAAATGAAGTAATGGCACTTTCAGCATGGATGACAATTAAAACTGCGGTGGTAAATTTACCATTTGGCGGTGCAAAAGGTGGCATCCGTGTTGACCCGCGTCAACTTTCACCACGTGAATTAGAGCGTTTAACACGTCGTTATACCAGTGAAATCAGCCATATCATTGGCCCACAAAAAGATATTCCTGCACCAGACGTGGGTACCAATCCAAACGTCATGGGTTGGATCATGGATACTTATTCATCTGGTCAAGGCCATACAGTGACTGGTGTTGTAACAGGTAAGCCTGTACATCTTGGTGGCTCTCTTGGTCGTATCAAAGCGACGGGTCGTGGTGTATTTATCACAGGTCAACAAGTTGCTGAAAAAATCAAATTACCTTTAGAAGGCGCGAAAATCGCGGTTCAAGGTTTTGGTAACGTCGGTAGCGAAGCTGCATATTTGTTTGCAGACTCGAAATCGATTATCGTGACGATTCAAGATCACACAGGTACGATTTTCAATCCTGAAGGTATCGATCTTGCTGCATTAAAAACACACATGGAAACTCACCAAGGTGTGGGTGGCTTTGCTGGTGCACAAGTGATCAGTGATGAAGAGTTCTGGAATGTAGAGATGGACATTTTGATCCCTGCTGCATTGGAAAGCCAAATCACAGTTGAACGTGCTCAAAAATTAACTGCGAAGTTAGTGCTTGAAGGCGCGAACGGCCCAACATTCCCTGAAGCGGATGATGTTTTAGTTCAACGTGGCATCACTGTTGTTCCTGACGTGATCTGTAACGCAGGTGGTGTAACCGTATCTTACTTCGAATGGGTTCAAGATATGTCGAGCTATTTCTGGTCTGAAGAAGAAATTAATGAAAGACTAGATAAGTTGATGATTCAAGCCATTAACGATGTATGGCATAAATCAAGCGAAAAAGAATGTACTTTACGTACAGCAGCCTTCATTTTAGGTTGTGAGCGTATCTTAAAAGCACGTAAAGAGCGTGGTATTTTCCCAGGCTAATTTTAGCAGTGTTTTTGAAACGACCTTAAGACGCATGTTTTAAGGTCGTTTTTTTATTGTTGAATCAATCCAGAAAGAAATCTTTCTGTAGCTGGGTGTTGCCACTGACACAGGCATACTGAGCGAAATCAGTGATCCCGATACGCGCCAATGCTTGTTCATCAGTGAGGCTTTGTCCCGTCAGTTCACCTTTCGACGTACTGTAAATCGCAAATGCCGCATCTGCCATAATCTCGGGTTTTCGGCTGAGTTGTTGCGTATTTTCCTCACCTAGGTTCTTCGAAACTGCTGCTGTGGCGATATAAGTTTCAGGCCATAGGGTATTACAGGAAATGCCATAGTGACGAAATTCTTCTGCCATACCTAGCGTTAGAATCGTCATACCATACTTAGATAAGGCATAGGGTGAGAGCATGCCTAACCATTTTGGTGACATATTCACAGGTGGCGATAAGCTTAAAATATGCGGATCTTTTGCTTGTTTGAGATAAGGTAAGGCTGCCTGCGCACAAATAAAGGTTGCACGGTGGTTAATAGTTTGGATCAGGTCATATTGTTTTAATGAGGTGGCTTCGACTCCTGTGAGCGCAATTGCCCCCGCATTATTAATCAGTACATCAATACCACCAAAGTTCTTGGCTGCTTGTTGCATGGCAGCATGGATCTGCTGTTCATCTCGTACATCTAAAAGTAAGGGCAGTGCTTTGCCGCCAGCAGCTTCAATCTCTTCGGCGACACTATAAATTGTGCCTGTTAATTTGGCTGTTTCCACTTCGGTTTTTGCCGCAATGACAACATTTGCCCCAGCTTGAGCAGCTTTCAGCGCAATGGCTCTGCCAATTCCTCGGCTGCCACCAGTAATAAAGATGGTTTTTCCTTGCATATTACTCATCTCGATGTCCTATATTTAATTTTTATCAATATGTCGTTAAATCATAAAAGGATGTGCAAATTTTTCTGGATTGTAGAGTTGTCGTTGTTTAGCAATCTCAACAATGCGATGGCGCAACTGACGCTTGATCACGGCATAGGTTAGACGATGCTTTTGTGACATCTCTTCAGCAAACTTAAAGACTTCAGCATTTAATGATTCGGCAGGATGAATCTGATGTACCACATGTGCGTCTAAGCACTCGATCCCAGTCATGGATTTGCCTGTTAATGACATTTCCCAAATCGCATGTTGATTGGGAAGGAGTTGCACAATTTCTGCGATACAGTCGGTAAAAGGAATGGTCAGTTTGACTTCGGGAAAGCAAAAACGTCCTTTGTCTGCCCGCATCAAGCGGAAGTCGCATGTCGATGCCAAGATTGCACCGCCTGCATAAGCATTGCCATTAATTTCCGCAATGACAGGGAGATTAAGCAAGGCCAAGCGCAGCAGCATATTTTCCAGTTGCGTGGTAAAGGCTTTTTTATCTTGCATGGATTGCTGCATTAACCATGCGAGGTCTAAGCCATTGCAAAAAGTCTTGGGGTGGTCGCTTCGAATGACTAGGCAAGCATTGTGCGGATGACGTTCGATTTCATCAAAGATCTCGATATATTCATTTAGCACATCTTGATTTAAGACATTGTCCTGATCGCCATTGGTTAATGTCAAAACATAAATGGACTGCTGTTGATCAAGCGTCATGGTGGTCATTGAAACGCTTCCTTGTTGTGCCGTTGTTTATTATGAAAGCTATTATTTCGCATAAAATACTCGCACAATAGGTGTGACTATGCCATATTGATGATCATTTTAGGACAGTGGATGTGCGATGCGAGATCCTTTTGGATTGTTTCAGGAAACCATTTCGGTTTCTTATGCACATCTACTATTAGAAATTGTGCGTGATTATGCGATTGATACTGAAACAGTTTTATCTGGCACAGGATTAGTGCTGGCAGAAATGAAACAAGCCGATGCCAAAATGAGTGCACATCAATGGTCAAAACTGGTGGTGAATGCTTTAAGGCTGACGGATAATCCACGGCTTGGGATTGAATATGGTTTTAAATTACGGCCCACTTCACATGGAGCCTTAGGTTTTGCATTTCTGAGCTGTACTGATGTTGAAACTGCATTAAGGCTGTGCCAGCAGTATTTCTGTACACGAATCCAGAACTTTACCCCTGAATCGTACATTGAAGAAGACTTTGTCTATGTCTATTTGGATGGTGTACATCCTGTTAAATTTGGCAATGAACAGCAATCTGATCAATTACGGCACTTTATGATTGAAAGTTTGCTATTTGGCGCAATTCATTTTTTAGCTTTGTTTTCTGAAAAAATTGTTGAACGTTGTGAGGTCTTTGTCGATTGGGCTGATGCACAAAATTATAAAAGTATCGATCTCTCCCAAATCAAGATTCATTTCAATCAGCAACGCAATGGCCTGCGCTTTCCCAAGCAATATCTGCATTGTAAAAATCCAAATGCTGATCATGTCGCATTCCAGCAGGCATTATTGTATTGCGAAAATGACAAATTGAAATTACTCAAAGAGTCGACGCGTGATCTGCAGAAAAGTATTCGTTCTGAGTTGTTATATAAAGCTGGCAATACTTATCCGACATTAGCATTGATTGCACAGCGGTTGAATATGTCTGAACGAACCATCAAGCGACATTTGCAGGCACAAGGAACGACGTTCTTGCAGATTTTGGCTGAGGTTCGTTTTAGTCAAGCCAAAAAGTTACTGCAACAGCCACAATATAGTATTCAGGACGTTGCAGCTCTGGTGGGTTATGAAGAAGCCACTAATTTTATTCGTGCTTTTAAAAAGATGTTTGGGGAAACACCGAGTCAGTATCGGAAAAGGTATTTCCCTATAGTGAGTTAATCTTTAGATTTTTTAATAATTTAGTAAGTATTGAAAAATCCAAGAAAATCGATTTATATTTTTTGTTGAGAGTGTCAGAGCATGGGTATTGCCATTATTATTTATAATGAAGGGGATAGTATTCAATCATTTTATTTAGGAAACTTTAGCGCTTTTTTCTCACAAATCACTAGCACTCAATTAGCAAAGATGCCTATATTGAGTGATTTAATTGATAATTCTAATACTGAAGATGATTTCTTTATTGAAAATATAGATTTAATTAAATTTATAGATGAAATAACACAACTTTTGAAAAGTGATGATGCTATTTATTTATCAGAAAATTTGAGATGTTCTTTACAAGAATTTTTGTTGTTTTTTAATGGCAAAGTGCTGACTGGTTATAAATTATCACTAGTTTGATGCATTTTTATAAATAAAATATTAAAAGGCTAATAGTAAAATTTAGATAAGCAACTTTTATAACGGTCATATAAGTAAAAAGTTGCTTGAAATATATTTTCTCTGGTCGTGAATGATGTTGCTGCCTATCAAACTTTCGGTATGATCTTCAAAGATCAGTTGTGTTAATCCTATACAGCATTTTGAACCGTTACAATAAAGAGTTCCAGTGAATGCTGAATCTGTTCGGTCCATTCAAAGGAACAATTCATACGAATAAAATGTTGATGTGAGGGCAACACATTAAATAAAGGGCTTGGAGCAACGCCGACCTGTTGTTGAATCAGCTGTTCATAGATTTGCATACTGCTGACTTTGTCTGGCAACTGAATCCAGAGAAAATAGCCACTTGGATAGTTATATACCTTACAGTCTTTCGGTAGATGTTGTTTGAGATATTGAAAGAATTGTTTTTTATTCTTTTCCAAAGCCCGTCTAAGCGTTCTTAAATGCTTTTCATAATGATGATGGGAGAGAAACTCCACCAGTGCATTCTGGATCAGTGCATTGGCTGAAATGGTGCTCATTAATTGCAAATGCTGAATATGTTCGGAAAATTTGCCAGCATAGACCCATCCCATACGGAACCCCGAACCCAAGGTTTTGGAAAAAGAAGAGCAGTGCAACACCAGATTTTGCTGATCGAAATACTTCATGGGTAGCGGCTTTTGATTGCCATAAAACAGTTCTTCATAGACATCATCTTCGATCAAATGAATTTGATGTTCATGCAATAGCTTGGCAATTTTATATTTGATCTCATCGCTGACGGTAAAGCCAATCGGGTTATGTGCGTTCAACATAAACCAGCACACTTTGATCGGATAGTTTTTAATGACTTGTTCAAAAGCTTCAATATCAAAGCCATGTTGTGGATGTTCTGGGAGGGTAATCACCTTGAGTCCCAAACGTTCAGCTGCCTGCCATGCGCCATAGAAGATGGTTTGCTGCAATAAAATATAATCGCCTGGTTGAGTAATCGCTTGCAGGGAAAGATTCAAGGCTTCTAAACCACCTGATGTAATGACAATGTCATCTGCATCGGTTGGAATTCCTTGCATACAATAGCGTTGCGCGATGAGTTTTCTGAGTGCTAAATTCCCAGGTGGTAGGTTGGTGGTCTGATCATAACTATGACGATTACGGGAAAGTTGCCCCATGATCTGAATCAATTTGGGCGGATAGAGTAACTGACTATCTGGAAATGCAGAACCTAGTGGGCTGACCTGTTTGGATTGGATCGATTTCAGGTATTTAAACACCAATGAGTTAATTTC
This window harbors:
- a CDS encoding amino acid permease produces the protein MSQHSTLQRGLNTRHIRFLALGSAIGTGLFYGSATAIKMAGPSVLIAYIVAGIAIYIVMRALGEMAVHNPVSGSFSHYASQYIGPLAGFTTGWTYVFEMIIVALADVTAFGIYMGFWYPDVPRWIWILSLIMFLGAINLIHVKVFGELEFWLSIVKVTAIVAMIVGGLGLMFYGFHADHSGFTTGIQNLWIHDGFMPNGIAGLVACLSVVVFAFGGIEIIGITAGESKDPKTSIPKAINAVPVRILLFYVMTIFVLMSIFPWNQIGSQGSPFVQIFENLGIGSAATVLNIVVITAAISAINSDVFGAGRMLYGMSSRGQAPQVFQKISKNGVPWMTVVVMAGVLLIGVLLNYLIPENVFIIIASIATFATVWVWLMILLSQVAMRRKLSKAEIKALDFPVIGWPYAPAFAIAFMLFILAMMGYFPDSRPAIYVGATWLVLLWIAYTIWVKPKQDTVKENSSLQQNIEMES
- a CDS encoding enoyl-CoA hydratase/isomerase family protein, yielding MTTMTLDQQQSIYVLTLTNGDQDNVLNQDVLNEYIEIFDEIERHPHNACLVIRSDHPKTFCNGLDLAWLMQQSMQDKKAFTTQLENMLLRLALLNLPVIAEINGNAYAGGAILASTCDFRLMRADKGRFCFPEVKLTIPFTDCIAEIVQLLPNQHAIWEMSLTGKSMTGIECLDAHVVHQIHPAESLNAEVFKFAEEMSQKHRLTYAVIKRQLRHRIVEIAKQRQLYNPEKFAHPFMI
- the hutG gene encoding formimidoylglutamase is translated as MNHSFTWQGRKDGEGAEHLRIHQVINTTPRADYALIGFSSDEGVKRNKGRLGAADAPDSIRAQLANLPVHQPVTIADIGTVVCDGSKLEQAQAELAEQVERSLKQGMKPIVLGGGHEVAFGSFSGLFQYLQNHEPNKKIGIINFDAHFDLREAEQVTSGTPFLNAAKLSEQHQQEFHYLCIGVAKHSNTKVLFETADRLNCTYIYDYELQQQNVETLIEKLTAFIGKVDYLYITVDLDVFSASIAPGVSAPAVKGIDLSVFDPLLEAIKETGKIKVFDVAECNPRFDLDSRTAKLAAYIIFNYIFD
- the hutI gene encoding imidazolonepropionase — encoded protein: MKKLWKNCHIATMQNGQYSSIEHAAMVTVGQHIHWIGTFEDLPADAYSETIDLNGAWVTPGLIDCHTHSVFGGNRSVEFEKRLQGVSYAEIAASGGGIASTVRATREASEQELLASALKRVRCLLKDGVTTIEIKSGYGLDYANERKMLRVIRQIADTLPMTVRSTCLAAHALPPEYQDQSDAYIEHICNDMLPKLHQEGLVDAVDAFCEYLAFSPAQVERLFKTAQSLNLPIKLHAEQLSALGGSSLAARYQALSADHLEFMTEDDVKAMAAAGTVAVLLPGAFYFLRETKYPPLDSLHQHGVRIALSSDLNPGTSPALSLRLMMNMGSTLFRLTPEQTLAGVTTHAAHALGLQETHGTLETGKVADFIAWDIEHPSEIVYWLGGDLAKRIIQHGNEISI
- the hutH gene encoding histidine ammonia-lyase, which encodes MELLIQPGKLSLADLRHAYLNPIKVKLDDSASAGINASVACVEQIVNEGRTAYGINTGFGLLASTKIAPEDLEQLQRSLVLSHAAGVGEPLDDAMVRLIMLLKANSLARGFSGIRRKVIDAILALINAEVYPHIPLKGSVGASGDLAPLAHMSLVLLGESKARYKGEWLPAVEALKIAGLEPISLAAKEGLALLNGTQVSTAYALRGLFEAEDLFAAATVCGGLSVEAMLGSRAPFDARIHEVRGQRGQIDVAAAYRDLLTESSEISHSHEDCSKVQDPYSLRCQPQVMGACLTQIRQAAEVLAIESNAVSDNPLVFAAEGDVISGGNFHAEPVAMAADNIALAIAEIGSLSERRISMMMDRHMSQLPPFLVANGGVNSGFMIAQVTAAALASDNKALAHPASVDSLPTSANQEDHVSMAPNAGKRLWYMADNVRGILAVEWLGACQGLDFREGLKSSPKLERARKVLRDQVPYYSEDRFFAPDIEQASELLASGCLNELLIPQLLPSLSEV
- a CDS encoding NAD(P)-dependent oxidoreductase; translated protein: MSNMQGKTIFITGGSRGIGRAIALKAAQAGANVVIAAKTEVETAKLTGTIYSVAEEIEAAGGKALPLLLDVRDEQQIHAAMQQAAKNFGGIDVLINNAGAIALTGVEATSLKQYDLIQTINHRATFICAQAALPYLKQAKDPHILSLSPPVNMSPKWLGMLSPYALSKYGMTILTLGMAEEFRHYGISCNTLWPETYIATAAVSKNLGEENTQQLSRKPEIMADAAFAIYSTSKGELTGQSLTDEQALARIGITDFAQYACVSGNTQLQKDFFLD
- a CDS encoding Glu/Leu/Phe/Val dehydrogenase, producing MSNLSYVSQNDGPWATYLEQIERVAPYLDGLEDYVDTLKRPKRALIVDVPIVMDDGTIRHFEGYRVQHNLSRGPGKGGIRYHPDVDLNEVMALSAWMTIKTAVVNLPFGGAKGGIRVDPRQLSPRELERLTRRYTSEISHIIGPQKDIPAPDVGTNPNVMGWIMDTYSSGQGHTVTGVVTGKPVHLGGSLGRIKATGRGVFITGQQVAEKIKLPLEGAKIAVQGFGNVGSEAAYLFADSKSIIVTIQDHTGTIFNPEGIDLAALKTHMETHQGVGGFAGAQVISDEEFWNVEMDILIPAALESQITVERAQKLTAKLVLEGANGPTFPEADDVLVQRGITVVPDVICNAGGVTVSYFEWVQDMSSYFWSEEEINERLDKLMIQAINDVWHKSSEKECTLRTAAFILGCERILKARKERGIFPG
- the hutU gene encoding urocanate hydratase; this translates as MTTTTTKFRDVEIRAPRGTKLNAKSWLTEAPLRMLMNNLDPDVAENPKELVVYGGIGRAARNWECFDKIVETLKNLETDETLLVQSGKPVGVFKTHKDAPRVLIANSNLVPHWGTWEHFNELDAKGLAMYGQMTAGSWIYIGSQGIVQGTYETFVEAGRQHYNGDLTGRWVLTAGLGGMGGAQPLAATLAGACSLNIECQQSSIDFRLRTRYVDEQAIDLDDALARIEKYTKEGKAVSIALHGNAAEILPELVRRGVHPDMVTDQTSAHDPLNGYLPIGWTWEEYRQRAKTEPEVVVKAAKQSMAQHVQAMLDFQKMGVPTFDYGNNIRQMAQDEGVENAFDFPGFVPAYIRPLFCRGVGPFRWAALSGDPEDIYKTDAKVKELIPDDEHLHRWLDMARERISFQGLPARICWVGLGLRAKLGLAFNEMVRSGELSAPIVIGRDHLDSGSVSSPNRETESMKDGSDAVSDWPLLNALLNTAGGATWVSLHHGGGVGMGFSQHSGVVIVCDGTDEAAARIARVLTNDPATGVMRHADAGYDIAIDCAKEQGLNLPMITQ